A single window of Eucalyptus grandis isolate ANBG69807.140 chromosome 1, ASM1654582v1, whole genome shotgun sequence DNA harbors:
- the LOC104438996 gene encoding LOW QUALITY PROTEIN: phosphatidylinositol 4-phosphate 5-kinase 9 (The sequence of the model RefSeq protein was modified relative to this genomic sequence to represent the inferred CDS: inserted 1 base in 1 codon), with protein MSGPVVTAANAEGALSSTDRTRSLDTTLFNDNQCLSMSFNGETESARFTVGNLSLPNGESYSGSLLGNAPEGFGTYVWSDGCIYEGDWRRGMRHGNGKISWPSGTVYEGEFSGGYIHGEGTYIGIEKLTYKGRWRLNLKHGLGYQXFPNGDVFEGSWIQGMAEGPGKYSWANGNVYFGNMKGGKMSGKGTLTWVNGNLFEGSWLNGMMHGFGVYTWNDGGCYVGTWTRGLKDGKGSFYPKGSRFPPVQELYLNAMRKRGLLPDMKKPNHSHIHHASSVDMGHMKVGGDWGVHRHSSSDKMSKGNLLNLEQSRGSNVSLQRRWSLEVSIEKVIGHDSSLGSSESFLDGGEEAEADIPILEREYMQGVLISEVVLDNKFSPSSRRARRRQKKFAKEAIMLGEAIFKGHRSYDLMLSLQLGIRYTVGKITPIQKREVRASDFGPRASFWMNFPREGSQLTPPHQSEDFKWKDYCPMVFRNLREMFKIDAADYMISICGNDALRELSSPGKSGSVFFLSQDDRFMIKTLRKSEVKVLLRMLPNYYHHVQTYDNTLITKFFGLHRIKPSSGQKFRFVVMGNMFCTELRIHRRFDLKGSSLGRSADKVEIDENTILKDLDLNYCFYLQPSWQEALMQQIEIDAKFLEAQHIMDYSLLLGVHYRAPQHLRPNVSYNQGMTADGLGILAEEDTLEDERYPQGLVLVPRGTEDDSIVVGPHIRGSRLRASSAAGDEEVDLLLPGTARLQIQLGVNMPARAEQIPGKEEKQMFHEAYDVVLYLGIIDILQEYNMSKKIEHAYKSLQFDSLSISAVDPRFYSHRFLEFIKKVFPPNATA; from the exons ATGTCAGGACCTGTGGTCACTGCTGCTAATGCTGAAGGGGCACTTTCTTCCACAGACAGAACAAGATCTCTTGATACAACTTTATTCAATGACAATCAATGCCTATCCATGTCATTTAATGGCGAAACAGAGTCTGCCAGATTCACAGTTGGGAATCTCTCGCTTCCTAATGGGGAATCCTATTCCGGGTCATTGCTTGGCAATGCACCTGAGGGCTTTGGGACATATGTCTGGTCGGATGGGTGCATCTATGAGGGTGACTGGAGACGTGGGATGAGGCATGGGAATGGAAAGATCAGCTGGCCTTCTGGAACTGTTTATGAAGGGGAGTTCTCTGGCGGATATATACACGGGGAAGGGACATATATTGGCATTGAAAAGTTGACATATAAGGGACGGTGGAGGTTAAATTTGAAACACGGGTTGGGATACC ATTTTCCCAATGGAGATGTATTTGAGGGCTCTTGGATCCAGGGAATGGCCGAAGGGCCTGGTAAATATTCTTGGGCTAATGGGAATGTATATTTTGGGAACATGAAAGGTGGCAAGATGTCTGGTAAGGGAACTCTTACATGGGTAAATGGCAATTTGTTTGAAGGAAGCTGGTTGAATGGCATGATGCATGGATTTGGAGTTTACACTTGGAATGACGGCGGTTGCTATGTCGGGACATGGACACGAGGCTTGAAGGATGGGAAAGGATCTTTCTATCCTAAAGGAAGTCGGTTTCCACCTGTTCAGGAACTTTACCTAAATGCCATGAGGAAAAGAGGGTTGCTTCCGGATATGAAGAAGCCGAATCACTCACATATCCATCATGCTTCATCTGTGGACATGGGGCACATGAAAGTCGGTGGGGACTGGGGGGTCCATCGACATTCGTCCTCCGACAAAATGTCCAAGGGTAATCTCCTTAATCTGGAACAGTCTCGAGGGAGTAATGTTTCCCTACAAAGGCGCTGGAGTCTCGAGGTATCAATCGAAAAAGTAATCGGACATGATTCCTCATTGGGGTCATCTGAATCTTTCTTAGATGGAGGCGAAGAGGCTGAGGCAGACATCCCTATATTGGAAAGGGAGTATATGCAAGGTGTTTTGATCAGCGAGGTTGTGTTGGATAACAAGTTCTCGCCTTCATCTAGGAGAGCAAGACGGCGGCAAAAGAAGTTTGCCAAAGAGGCTATAATGCTAGGAGAAGCAATCTTTAAGGGCCATAGGAGCTATGATCTGATGCTCAGTCTGCAGCTTGGTATCAG GTACACTGTGGGGAAAATCACGCCAATACAGAAACGGGAAGTTCGAGCATCTGATTTTGGTCCAAGGGCAAGCTTTTGGATGAACTTTCCTAGAGAAGGCTCCCAACTGACACCACCTCACCAGTCTGAAGATTTCAAGTGGAAGGACTATTGTCCTATGGTTTTCAG GAATTTGAGAGAGATGTTCAAAATTGACGCTGCTGATTATATGATCTCCATTTGTGGAAATGATGCCTTGAGGGAGCTTTCTTCACCTGGCAAGAGCGGTAGTGTTTTTTTCTTGTCTCAAGACGACCGGTTTATGATTAAGACCCTTCGGAAATCCGAAGTGAAG GTTCTGTTGAGAATGCTTCCAAACTACTATCATCACGTGCAGACATATGATAATACgcttattacaaaattctttggtCTTCATAGGATTAAGCCATCAAGCGGTCAAAAG TTTCGCTTTGTAGTGATGGGAAACATGTTCTGCACAGAGTTGAGGATCCATCGAAGATTTGATCTGAAAGGGTCTTCGCTTGGGCGTTCTGCAGATAAAGTTGAAATAGATGAAAACACAATACTTAAAGATTTGGACCTAAATTACTGTTTCTACTTGCAACCTTCTTGGCAGGAGGCTTTAATGCA GCAGATAGAGATTGATGCCAAATTCTTGGAAGCGCAGCACATAATGGATTATAGCCTTTTGTTAGGTGTACATTATCGAGCTCCACAGCACCTACGTCCTAACGTCTCTTATAATCAAGGAATGACAGCAGATGGGTTGGGAATTCTTGCTGAGGAAG ATACTCTAGAGGATGAAAGGTACCCGCAAGGCCTGGTTTTGGTCCCTCGTGGGACAGAAGATGATAGTATAGTAGTGGGTCCTCATATTAGAGGTAGCCGGTTGCGGGCATCATCCGCTGCTGGTGATGAGGAGGTGGATCTCCTACTTCCTGGTACAGCAAG ACTCCAAATTCAGCTCGGAGTCAACATGCCTGCAAGGGCAGAGCAAATTCCAGGAAAAGAGGAGAAGCAAATGTTTCATGAAGCGTATGATGTTGTCCTCTACCTGGGAATCATCGATATACTGCAGGAGTACAATATGAGCAAGAAGATTGAGCATGCTTACAAGTCCCTCCAGTTCGATTCCTTGTCCATCTCTGCGGTGGACCCAAGGTTCTACTCCCATCGCTTCCTTGAGTTCATCAAGAAGGTCTTCCCTCCGAATGCCACTGCTTAG
- the LOC104438985 gene encoding protein fluG isoform X1 encodes MEMERLREAVEEVELVDGHAHNLVALDSTFPFAKCFTEAEGEALSFAPHSLPFKRNLRDIAKLYGTESSLKAVEEYRRTAGLQSISSLCFKAARISAVLIDDGLQLDKKHDLKWHKSLVPVVGRILRIERLAEEILNEEMPAGSVWTLDLFTKIFEERLNSVAREIYGLKTIAAYRSGLDINTNVNSIDAEEGLQHTLRIGKPVRITNKSFIDYVLTHSLEIAVRFDLPLQIHTGYGDKDLDLRLANPLHLRTLLEDKRFSRCRIVLLHASYPFSKEASYLASVYHQVYLDFGLAVPHLSVHGMTSSVKELLDLASIKKVMFSTDGYAFPETYYLGARKAREVVFSVLCDACADGDLSVPEAIEAVQDIFAKNATEFYKLNLAPKSLVSKHPLSPILAINNMSTTDSSLVRIIWVDASGQHRCRVVPAKRFNDVVVKNGVGLTHACMGMCSFVDGPAEDTNLTGVGEIRLMPDLLTKWQIPWEPREEMVLANMHVRPGEAWEFCPREALRRASRVLKDEFNLVMNAGFENEFYLLKSVLREGKEDWLPVDSTPYCSTSGYDAARSIFHEIFAALSSLNIPVEQLHAEAGKGQFEMALGHKPCNSAADNLIFTREVVRAVARKHSLLATFVPKYDLYDIGSGSHVHLSLWQNGENVFMASDGSSQHGMSNIGEEFMAGVLYHLPSILAITAPVPNSYDRIQPNTWSGAYQCWGKENREAPLRTACPPGVTDGLVSNFEIKSFDGCANPHLGLAAVIAAGIDGLRNHLSLPEPVGTNPSSIEGKVQRLPKSLAESLKALRKDSVIKDLLGEKLWTAITGIRKAEIEHYSKNNDAYKQLIHRY; translated from the exons atggagatggagcgGCTGAGGGAGGCGGTGGAGGAGGTGGAGCTGGTGGACGGCCACGCGCACAACCTGGTGGCGCTCGATTCCACCTTCCCTTTCGCGAAATGCTTCACCGAAGCCGAAGGCGAGGCCTTATCCTTCGCGCCTCACTCTCTACCCTTCAAG AGAAATCTGAGGGATATCGCCAAGCTCTATGGCACAGAGTCATCTCTGAAGGCAGTTGAAGAATATCGTAGAACAGCAGGCTTGCAGTCCATTTCCTCATTATGTTTCAAAGCTGCAAGAATATCTGCTGTCCTAATCGATGATGGACTGCAGTTGGACAAAAAGCATGACCTCAAATGGCACAAAAGTTTGGTTCCAGTTGTTGGCCGTATATTGAGGATTGAACGCTTGGCAGAGGAGATTCTTAATGAG GAGATGCCAGCTGGATCTGTTTGGACTTTGGATTTATTCACTAAAATCTTTGAAGAAAGACTAAACTC AGTTGCTCGTGAGATATATGGATTGAAAACTATTGCTGCATACCGAAGTGGTCTAGATATCAATACAAACGTTAATAGCATAGATGCTGAGGAAGGCCTTCAGCATACTCTCCGCA TTGGGAAACCTGTCCGCATAACAAACAAAAGCTTCATTGACTATGTCTTGACACATAGTTTGGAGATTGCTGTGCGCTTTGACCTTCCCTTGCAGATACATACTGg ATATGGAGACAAAGATTTAGATCTCCGCCTGGCTAATCCCCTTCATCTAAGGACTCTGCTTGAGGACAAGAGATTTTCCAGGTGCCGTATTGTCCTTTTGCATGCTTCATACCCATTTTCGAAGGAAGCGTCATATTTGGCCTCTGTTTATCATCAG GTAtatctcgattttgggctggcAGTTCCACATCTTAGTGTGCATGGCATGACATCTTCAGTCAAAGAGCTTTTGGATCTGGCTTCAATAAAGAAG GTGATGTTCAGCACCGATGGTTATGCCTTTCCTGAAACTTATTACTTAG GTGCAAGAAAAGCACGTGAAGTTGTCTTCTCCGTTCTATGTGATGCATGCGCTGATGGTGATTTGTCAGTTCCTGAAGCTATTGAAGCGGTGCAAGACATATTTGCAAAAAATGCAACTGAATTCTACAAACTGAATTTAGCCCCTAAGTCTCTTGTTTCAAAGCATCCTCTATCCCCCATTTTGGCGATCAATAATATGTCTACTACTGATTCCTCACTTGTTCGCATCATCTGGGTGGATGCTTCTGGACAGCACagatgtcgt GTTGTCCCCGCAAAGCGCTTCAATGATGTTGTTGTGAAGAATGGAGTTGGCTTGACTCATGCGTGTATGGGAATGTGTTCATTTGTTGATGGTCCGGCTGAAGACACCAATCTAACTGGTGTGGGTGAGATCAGATTGATGCCTGATTTGTTAACAAAATGGCAGATTCCATG GGAGCCACGTGAGGAAATGGTTTTGGCTAATATGCATGTCAGACCGGGAGAAGCTTGGGAGTTCTGCCCTAGAGAAGCCCTAAGAAGGGCTTCCAGGGTTCTGAAAGACGAATTTAATTTG GTGATGAATGCAGGGTTTGAAAATGAGTTCTATCTCTTGAAGAGCGTGCTAAG ggaaggaaaagaagactGGTTGCCAGTGGACTCAACACCATATTGTTCTACATCAGGATATGATGCAGCTAGGTCAATATTTCATGAGATTTTTGCTGCACTGAGTTCTTTGAATATCCCAGTTGAACAG TTGCATGCAGAAGCTGGGAAAGGCCAGTTTGAAATGGCTCTGGGGCATAAGCCCTGCAACAGTGCTGCTGACAATTTGATTTTCACTCGTGAAGTTGTGAGGGCTGTAGCAAGGAAACACAGCCTGTTAGCAACTTTTGTTCCCAA gtatgacttgtatgatatTGGTTCTGGATCCCATGTACATTTAAGTCTGTGGCAGaatggagaaaatgttttcatggCATCTGATGGATCGTCACAGCATGGCATGTCCAACATAGGGGAGGAGTTCATGGCAGGGGTCCTATATCATCTCCCTTCTATTTTGGCAATTACTGCTCCAGTACCCAACAG CTATGATCGAATACAACCAAATACATGGAGTGGTGCTTATCAATGCTGGGGGAAGGAAAATAGAGAAGCTCCGCTGAGGACAGCATGCCCACCTGGAGTAACAGATGGTTTAGTGAGCAATTTTGAGATTAAATCATTTGATGGGTGTGCAAATCCACATTTGGGCTTGGCCGCTGTAATCGCCGCTGGTATTGATGGGCTACGGAACCACCTTTCATTGCCTGAACCTGTTG GTACTAATCCGTCTAGCATCGAAGGGAAGGTTCAAAGACTGCCTAAGTCTCTTGCTGAATCTTTAAAAGCTCTCCGAAAGGACAGTGTTATTAAGGATCTCCTTGGTGAGAAGCTCTGGACAGCCATAACTGGAATTCGCAAG GCGGAGATTGAACACTATTCGAAGAATAATGATGCATACAAGCAACTTATACACCGATATTAA
- the LOC104438985 gene encoding protein fluG isoform X2 codes for MPAGSVWTLDLFTKIFEERLNSVAREIYGLKTIAAYRSGLDINTNVNSIDAEEGLQHTLRIGKPVRITNKSFIDYVLTHSLEIAVRFDLPLQIHTGYGDKDLDLRLANPLHLRTLLEDKRFSRCRIVLLHASYPFSKEASYLASVYHQVYLDFGLAVPHLSVHGMTSSVKELLDLASIKKVMFSTDGYAFPETYYLGARKAREVVFSVLCDACADGDLSVPEAIEAVQDIFAKNATEFYKLNLAPKSLVSKHPLSPILAINNMSTTDSSLVRIIWVDASGQHRCRVVPAKRFNDVVVKNGVGLTHACMGMCSFVDGPAEDTNLTGVGEIRLMPDLLTKWQIPWEPREEMVLANMHVRPGEAWEFCPREALRRASRVLKDEFNLVMNAGFENEFYLLKSVLREGKEDWLPVDSTPYCSTSGYDAARSIFHEIFAALSSLNIPVEQLHAEAGKGQFEMALGHKPCNSAADNLIFTREVVRAVARKHSLLATFVPKYDLYDIGSGSHVHLSLWQNGENVFMASDGSSQHGMSNIGEEFMAGVLYHLPSILAITAPVPNSYDRIQPNTWSGAYQCWGKENREAPLRTACPPGVTDGLVSNFEIKSFDGCANPHLGLAAVIAAGIDGLRNHLSLPEPVGTNPSSIEGKVQRLPKSLAESLKALRKDSVIKDLLGEKLWTAITGIRKAEIEHYSKNNDAYKQLIHRY; via the exons ATGCCAGCTGGATCTGTTTGGACTTTGGATTTATTCACTAAAATCTTTGAAGAAAGACTAAACTC AGTTGCTCGTGAGATATATGGATTGAAAACTATTGCTGCATACCGAAGTGGTCTAGATATCAATACAAACGTTAATAGCATAGATGCTGAGGAAGGCCTTCAGCATACTCTCCGCA TTGGGAAACCTGTCCGCATAACAAACAAAAGCTTCATTGACTATGTCTTGACACATAGTTTGGAGATTGCTGTGCGCTTTGACCTTCCCTTGCAGATACATACTGg ATATGGAGACAAAGATTTAGATCTCCGCCTGGCTAATCCCCTTCATCTAAGGACTCTGCTTGAGGACAAGAGATTTTCCAGGTGCCGTATTGTCCTTTTGCATGCTTCATACCCATTTTCGAAGGAAGCGTCATATTTGGCCTCTGTTTATCATCAG GTAtatctcgattttgggctggcAGTTCCACATCTTAGTGTGCATGGCATGACATCTTCAGTCAAAGAGCTTTTGGATCTGGCTTCAATAAAGAAG GTGATGTTCAGCACCGATGGTTATGCCTTTCCTGAAACTTATTACTTAG GTGCAAGAAAAGCACGTGAAGTTGTCTTCTCCGTTCTATGTGATGCATGCGCTGATGGTGATTTGTCAGTTCCTGAAGCTATTGAAGCGGTGCAAGACATATTTGCAAAAAATGCAACTGAATTCTACAAACTGAATTTAGCCCCTAAGTCTCTTGTTTCAAAGCATCCTCTATCCCCCATTTTGGCGATCAATAATATGTCTACTACTGATTCCTCACTTGTTCGCATCATCTGGGTGGATGCTTCTGGACAGCACagatgtcgt GTTGTCCCCGCAAAGCGCTTCAATGATGTTGTTGTGAAGAATGGAGTTGGCTTGACTCATGCGTGTATGGGAATGTGTTCATTTGTTGATGGTCCGGCTGAAGACACCAATCTAACTGGTGTGGGTGAGATCAGATTGATGCCTGATTTGTTAACAAAATGGCAGATTCCATG GGAGCCACGTGAGGAAATGGTTTTGGCTAATATGCATGTCAGACCGGGAGAAGCTTGGGAGTTCTGCCCTAGAGAAGCCCTAAGAAGGGCTTCCAGGGTTCTGAAAGACGAATTTAATTTG GTGATGAATGCAGGGTTTGAAAATGAGTTCTATCTCTTGAAGAGCGTGCTAAG ggaaggaaaagaagactGGTTGCCAGTGGACTCAACACCATATTGTTCTACATCAGGATATGATGCAGCTAGGTCAATATTTCATGAGATTTTTGCTGCACTGAGTTCTTTGAATATCCCAGTTGAACAG TTGCATGCAGAAGCTGGGAAAGGCCAGTTTGAAATGGCTCTGGGGCATAAGCCCTGCAACAGTGCTGCTGACAATTTGATTTTCACTCGTGAAGTTGTGAGGGCTGTAGCAAGGAAACACAGCCTGTTAGCAACTTTTGTTCCCAA gtatgacttgtatgatatTGGTTCTGGATCCCATGTACATTTAAGTCTGTGGCAGaatggagaaaatgttttcatggCATCTGATGGATCGTCACAGCATGGCATGTCCAACATAGGGGAGGAGTTCATGGCAGGGGTCCTATATCATCTCCCTTCTATTTTGGCAATTACTGCTCCAGTACCCAACAG CTATGATCGAATACAACCAAATACATGGAGTGGTGCTTATCAATGCTGGGGGAAGGAAAATAGAGAAGCTCCGCTGAGGACAGCATGCCCACCTGGAGTAACAGATGGTTTAGTGAGCAATTTTGAGATTAAATCATTTGATGGGTGTGCAAATCCACATTTGGGCTTGGCCGCTGTAATCGCCGCTGGTATTGATGGGCTACGGAACCACCTTTCATTGCCTGAACCTGTTG GTACTAATCCGTCTAGCATCGAAGGGAAGGTTCAAAGACTGCCTAAGTCTCTTGCTGAATCTTTAAAAGCTCTCCGAAAGGACAGTGTTATTAAGGATCTCCTTGGTGAGAAGCTCTGGACAGCCATAACTGGAATTCGCAAG GCGGAGATTGAACACTATTCGAAGAATAATGATGCATACAAGCAACTTATACACCGATATTAA